One genomic window of Micromonospora sp. WMMD1128 includes the following:
- the nhaA gene encoding Na+/H+ antiporter NhaA — MPQHTPPPIRLLSRRSWPEARFLADVLRTETVGGGLLLLGAVLGLIWANSPWRSAYAELGRLVPWPGGEPLHLDLSLGTWAADGLLAIFFFVVGLELKREFVAGDLRDPRRAALPVVAALGGMVAPALIYLAVTAGAGGSGLRGWAIPTATDIAFALAVLAVVSSHLPQGLRAFLLTLAVVDDLFAITVIAVFYTADFHPLPLLGALLPIAVFALLVQRRRTWWWALIPLAVTAWALVHASGVHATVAGVLLGFTVPVLRNRRGEPGLAERLEHRWRPISAGLAVPVFAFFAAGVTLVGVDLGDVLTSPVVLAVTAGLVLGKVVGVFGSAYLLARFTRAELDDEITWTDLLGLALLAGIGFTVSLLIGELAFGAGSPEEDGVKVAVLLGSLISAVLAAAVLIRRNRVYRRISERESRDADGDGIPDVYQERPA; from the coding sequence ATGCCCCAGCACACCCCGCCCCCGATCCGCCTGCTGTCCCGCCGCTCCTGGCCGGAGGCCCGCTTCCTGGCCGACGTGCTGCGCACCGAAACGGTCGGCGGCGGGTTGCTGCTGCTCGGCGCGGTCCTCGGCCTGATCTGGGCCAACTCGCCGTGGCGCTCGGCGTACGCGGAGCTGGGCCGCCTGGTGCCCTGGCCCGGCGGCGAGCCGCTGCACCTCGACCTCAGCCTCGGCACCTGGGCCGCCGACGGGCTGCTGGCGATCTTCTTCTTCGTGGTCGGCCTCGAACTCAAGCGCGAGTTCGTCGCCGGTGACCTGCGCGACCCCCGACGGGCCGCGTTGCCGGTGGTGGCCGCGCTCGGCGGCATGGTGGCGCCGGCGCTGATCTACCTGGCGGTCACCGCGGGCGCCGGCGGCTCCGGACTACGCGGCTGGGCGATCCCCACCGCCACCGACATCGCCTTCGCGCTCGCCGTGCTCGCCGTCGTCAGCTCGCACCTGCCGCAGGGGCTACGGGCCTTCCTGCTCACCCTGGCGGTGGTCGACGACCTCTTCGCCATCACCGTCATCGCGGTGTTCTACACCGCCGACTTCCACCCCCTGCCGCTGCTCGGCGCGCTCCTGCCGATCGCCGTGTTCGCGCTGCTGGTGCAGCGGCGGCGCACGTGGTGGTGGGCGCTGATCCCGCTCGCGGTGACCGCCTGGGCACTCGTGCACGCCTCCGGGGTGCACGCCACGGTCGCCGGCGTGCTGCTCGGCTTCACCGTGCCGGTGCTCCGCAACCGCCGGGGCGAGCCCGGACTCGCCGAGCGGCTGGAGCACCGCTGGCGGCCGATCTCCGCCGGCCTCGCCGTACCGGTGTTCGCGTTCTTCGCCGCCGGCGTGACCCTCGTCGGCGTGGACCTGGGCGACGTCCTCACCAGCCCGGTGGTGCTCGCCGTGACCGCCGGGCTCGTGCTGGGCAAGGTCGTCGGCGTGTTCGGGTCGGCGTACCTGCTCGCCCGGTTCACCCGGGCCGAGCTGGACGACGAGATCACCTGGACGGACCTGCTCGGCTTGGCGCTGCTGGCCGGCATCGGCTTCACGGTGTCGTTGCTCATCGGCGAGCTGGCGTTCGGCGCGGGCAGCCCGGAGGAGGACGGCGTCAAGGTGGCGGTGCTGCTCGGCTCGCTGATCTCCGCCGTCCTGGCCGCGGCGGTGCTGATCCGCCGCAACCGGGTCTACCGGCGGATCAGTGAGCGGGAGAGCCGGGACGCCGACGGCGACGGCATCCCGGACGTCTACCAGGAGCGGCCGGCCTGA
- the egtC gene encoding ergothioneine biosynthesis protein EgtC, which produces MCRHLAYLGPPVTLRSLLHDPPYGLLRQSWAPRDMRGGGTINADGFGVGWYPDGADPVRYRRAQPMWSDTTLPELAAVTSAGAVLAAVRSATVGMPLHETAAAPFAEGRWLFSHNGVVRGWPDSLVPLAADLPVRDLLTLDVPTDAALVWALVRHRLRAGAGLGEAVADTVTAVAAAAPGSRLNLLLTDGATVAASVAGHGLSVRRGPGSVLLASEPFDDDPGWRAVPDGRLVLATATGLDIRELTAAELSVSTGSREDA; this is translated from the coding sequence ATGTGTCGTCACCTCGCGTACCTCGGCCCGCCGGTCACCCTGCGGAGCCTGCTGCACGACCCGCCGTACGGGCTGCTGCGGCAGTCGTGGGCGCCGCGCGACATGCGTGGCGGCGGCACCATCAACGCCGACGGATTCGGCGTCGGCTGGTATCCGGACGGCGCCGACCCGGTCCGCTACCGGCGGGCCCAGCCGATGTGGAGCGACACCACGTTGCCGGAGCTGGCCGCGGTCACGTCCGCCGGGGCGGTGCTGGCCGCCGTCCGCTCGGCGACGGTCGGCATGCCGCTGCACGAGACCGCCGCCGCGCCGTTCGCGGAGGGGCGCTGGTTGTTCAGCCACAACGGCGTGGTCCGGGGCTGGCCGGACAGCCTCGTCCCGCTCGCCGCCGACCTGCCCGTACGCGACCTGCTCACCCTGGACGTGCCGACCGACGCGGCGTTGGTCTGGGCGTTGGTGCGGCACCGGCTGCGGGCCGGCGCGGGGCTCGGCGAGGCGGTGGCCGACACGGTCACGGCGGTGGCCGCGGCGGCGCCCGGCTCGCGGCTGAACCTGCTGCTCACCGACGGGGCCACGGTGGCGGCCAGCGTGGCCGGGCACGGGCTGTCGGTGCGGCGCGGCCCGGGTTCGGTGCTGCTGGCCTCCGAACCGTTCGACGACGACCCCGGTTGGCGGGCGGTGCCCGACGGGCGTCTGGTGCTGGCCACCGCGACCGGGCTGGACATCCGGGAGTTGACCGCCGCCGAGCTATCCGTATCGACCGGGAGCAGAGAGGACGCCTGA
- a CDS encoding response regulator transcription factor gives MTVRVMIVDDQALVRAGFRMVLDSQPDLTVVGEAIDGADALRVLDRVDADVVVMDLRMPTMDGVEATRRICARPAGARPRVLVLTTFDTEADAFAALRAGASGFLLKNVPPEELLAAIRVVAEGDSVVAPPITRRLLDRFAGQLGPAPAEDPRLARLTEREREVLLLVAQGLSNAEIAARVHVAEATVKTHVGRILAKLQLRDRVQAVVLAYETGLVTPGG, from the coding sequence GTGACCGTGCGGGTGATGATCGTCGACGACCAGGCGCTGGTGCGCGCCGGCTTCCGGATGGTGCTCGACTCGCAACCCGACCTGACGGTGGTCGGCGAGGCGATCGACGGCGCGGACGCGCTGCGGGTGCTGGACCGGGTGGACGCCGACGTGGTGGTGATGGACCTGCGGATGCCCACCATGGACGGGGTGGAGGCGACCCGGCGGATCTGCGCCCGGCCGGCCGGCGCCCGGCCGCGGGTGCTGGTGCTCACCACGTTCGACACCGAGGCCGACGCCTTCGCCGCGCTGCGCGCCGGAGCGAGCGGCTTCCTGCTCAAGAACGTGCCGCCGGAGGAGCTGCTCGCCGCGATCCGGGTGGTGGCCGAGGGCGACTCGGTGGTGGCCCCGCCGATCACCCGGCGGCTGCTCGACCGGTTCGCCGGGCAGCTCGGCCCGGCCCCGGCGGAGGACCCGCGGCTGGCCCGGCTGACCGAGCGGGAGCGGGAGGTGCTGCTGCTCGTCGCGCAGGGGCTCTCGAACGCCGAGATCGCCGCCCGGGTACACGTCGCCGAGGCGACCGTGAAGACCCACGTCGGCCGGATCCTGGCCAAGCTCCAGCTCCGCGACCGGGTCCAAGCCGTCGTGCTGGCCTACGAGACCGGGCTGGTCACCCCGGGCGGCTGA
- a CDS encoding RNA polymerase sigma factor, with the protein MSVELNEAVAAAQAGDEEAFRLLYRTLQPALLRYLTTLVGADAEDVASETWLQISRDLPSFTGGEFRAWSVTIARNRAMDHLRRQRRRPTVPVPVQDLSDLAADADTADRAGEALGTASALALIRTLPPAEAEAVMLRAVIGLDAETAGRVLGRRAGAVRTAAHRGLRRLAALLERASPENAPGAVAPRPRTDRPAPHAPEAEPAEG; encoded by the coding sequence GTGAGCGTGGAGCTGAACGAGGCCGTCGCCGCGGCGCAGGCCGGTGACGAGGAGGCGTTCCGCCTCCTCTACCGCACCCTCCAGCCGGCCCTGCTGCGTTACCTGACCACGCTCGTGGGGGCCGACGCCGAGGACGTGGCCTCGGAGACCTGGCTGCAGATCTCCCGGGACCTGCCGTCGTTCACCGGCGGTGAGTTCCGCGCCTGGTCGGTCACCATCGCCCGCAACCGGGCCATGGACCACCTGCGTCGGCAGCGACGTCGTCCCACGGTGCCGGTGCCGGTGCAGGACCTCAGCGACCTGGCGGCGGATGCCGACACCGCCGACCGGGCCGGTGAGGCCCTCGGCACCGCGAGCGCGCTGGCGTTGATCCGTACGCTGCCGCCGGCCGAGGCCGAAGCGGTGATGCTGCGCGCGGTCATCGGCCTCGACGCGGAGACCGCCGGGCGGGTGTTGGGCCGGCGGGCCGGCGCGGTGCGCACGGCGGCGCACCGCGGGCTGCGCCGGCTGGCCGCGCTGCTGGAGCGCGCCAGCCCGGAGAACGCACCGGGCGCGGTCGCGCCCCGTCCCCGCACCGACCGCCCGGCGCCGCACGCGCCCGAGGCCGAGCCGGCGGAGGGCTGA
- a CDS encoding serine/threonine-protein kinase, which produces MLTSDVVLSGRYRLDDRVATGGMGDVWRAKDLVLGRQVAVKVLLPALVSDPDFIARFRSEARIMASLRHPGVVQVFDCGEDELPDGSRADYLVMEFVAGEPLSRRIEEAGQLEVAETMSIVAQTAQALHGAHGRGIVHRDVKPSNLLVQEDGTVVLVDFGVARSTNVTSITSANAVPGTALYMAPEQAAGRPVSGATDLYALGAVAYCCLTGSPPFTGDNPLQVAVRHLDDEPPELPAEIPAPVRELVARALAKDPADRYPSAAAMADAARAAGAGSATATVPAALRGAAGPGRTRDEQPVTRTAATVARPRRGGRRGPLVGALGAVLVAVTALGALLAASNDANAPATQIDATRPAVAPSNSVADTAVTDGPSSDDDYTYRPAGPGGQPSTSTSVSPSASPSPSDQPSPSKTPSTAPTAPSNPPTTSSAPSPTSAPTETTTTTTAPAGGDGGDGGDAGGQPVTRP; this is translated from the coding sequence ATGCTCACCTCCGACGTCGTACTCAGCGGTCGGTACCGCCTGGATGACCGTGTCGCCACCGGCGGCATGGGCGACGTCTGGCGCGCGAAGGACCTGGTGCTCGGCCGTCAGGTGGCGGTGAAGGTGCTCCTGCCCGCGCTGGTCTCCGACCCCGACTTCATCGCCCGGTTCCGCTCCGAGGCGCGGATCATGGCCTCGCTGCGCCACCCCGGGGTGGTCCAGGTCTTCGACTGCGGCGAGGACGAGCTGCCCGACGGCAGCCGCGCCGACTACCTGGTCATGGAGTTCGTGGCCGGGGAGCCGCTGTCCCGGCGGATCGAGGAGGCCGGGCAGCTCGAGGTCGCCGAGACCATGTCGATCGTGGCCCAGACGGCGCAGGCGCTGCACGGGGCGCACGGCCGGGGCATCGTCCACCGCGACGTCAAGCCGAGCAACCTGCTCGTGCAGGAGGACGGCACCGTGGTCCTGGTCGACTTCGGGGTCGCCCGGTCCACGAACGTCACCAGCATCACCAGCGCCAACGCGGTTCCCGGCACCGCTCTCTACATGGCGCCCGAACAGGCCGCGGGGCGTCCGGTCTCGGGCGCCACCGACCTGTACGCGCTGGGCGCGGTAGCCTACTGCTGCCTGACCGGGAGCCCGCCGTTCACCGGCGACAACCCGCTCCAGGTCGCCGTGCGCCACCTCGACGACGAGCCGCCGGAGCTGCCGGCGGAGATTCCGGCGCCGGTCCGCGAGCTGGTGGCCCGCGCCCTGGCCAAGGACCCGGCGGACCGCTACCCGAGCGCCGCGGCGATGGCCGACGCGGCGCGGGCGGCCGGCGCCGGCTCGGCGACCGCGACGGTGCCGGCGGCGCTGCGTGGCGCGGCCGGTCCGGGGCGGACCCGCGACGAGCAGCCGGTGACACGGACGGCGGCCACCGTCGCCCGGCCGCGGCGCGGGGGCCGGCGCGGCCCGCTCGTGGGCGCGCTGGGCGCGGTGCTGGTGGCGGTGACCGCGCTGGGCGCGCTGCTGGCCGCCAGCAACGACGCCAACGCGCCGGCCACCCAGATCGACGCCACCCGGCCCGCGGTCGCGCCGAGCAACTCGGTGGCGGACACCGCGGTCACCGACGGGCCGTCGAGCGACGACGACTACACCTACCGTCCGGCGGGTCCGGGCGGCCAGCCGTCGACCTCGACCTCCGTCTCGCCGAGCGCCTCGCCGAGCCCGTCCGACCAGCCGAGCCCGTCGAAGACGCCGTCGACGGCGCCGACCGCCCCGAGCAACCCGCCGACCACCAGCTCGGCGCCGTCCCCGACCAGCGCGCCGACCGAGACGACCACCACCACGACCGCTCCGGCCGGGGGCGACGGGGGCGACGGGGGCGACGCCGGCGGCCAGCCGGTCACCCGCCCCTGA
- the egtA gene encoding ergothioneine biosynthesis glutamate--cysteine ligase EgtA, with translation MVMSPELDQGTVLGDEAAARGHLARICFKTGPPTLTGVELEWTVHDAADPTRPVDRERLREALGRHCPVTLDPTSPGDELRHGSAVTVEPGGQVEISTPPRPSVAALLAATEVDLAELRALLDTAGLVLGLSGMDRWRPPRPVVETPRYRAMRGVFDRHGPAGRTMMYSTAGLQVCLDAGEPDQVAQRWAAAHAVGPPLLAAFATADRHAGRRTGWASARMAAWLAIEPARTRPVWSPGRADRDPAAAWAGYALAAPLLCVRGDGPDWTPPEGVTFADWLAGALPRPPTTDDLEYHVSTLFPPVRPRGYLELRYLDAQPGREWTVPVAVLAALFADPSTTRDALAAAAPVADRWPTAARHGLADRPLATTAATLFDLALAALPGLGLPAGRHDQTQRAIRRRRAAAERGHR, from the coding sequence GTGGTGATGTCGCCCGAGCTGGATCAGGGCACCGTCCTGGGGGACGAGGCCGCGGCCCGCGGGCACCTGGCCCGGATCTGCTTCAAGACCGGTCCACCCACGCTCACCGGCGTCGAACTGGAGTGGACGGTGCACGACGCCGCGGACCCGACCCGTCCGGTCGACCGCGAGCGACTGCGCGAGGCGTTGGGGCGGCACTGCCCCGTCACCCTCGACCCCACCAGCCCGGGCGACGAGCTCCGGCACGGCAGCGCCGTGACCGTGGAGCCCGGCGGGCAGGTGGAGATCTCGACCCCGCCGCGACCCTCGGTCGCCGCGCTCCTCGCGGCCACCGAGGTCGATCTCGCCGAGCTGCGGGCCCTGCTCGACACCGCCGGCCTCGTGCTGGGCCTCTCCGGGATGGACCGGTGGCGACCGCCGCGACCGGTGGTGGAAACCCCCCGCTACCGCGCCATGCGCGGCGTCTTCGACCGGCACGGCCCGGCCGGCCGGACGATGATGTACAGCACGGCCGGGCTCCAGGTCTGTCTCGACGCCGGTGAGCCGGACCAGGTGGCGCAGCGGTGGGCCGCCGCGCACGCCGTCGGCCCGCCGCTGCTGGCCGCCTTCGCCACCGCCGACCGGCACGCGGGCCGGCGGACCGGTTGGGCGTCCGCCCGGATGGCCGCCTGGCTGGCCATCGAGCCGGCGCGGACCCGCCCGGTGTGGTCGCCGGGTCGGGCCGACCGGGACCCGGCGGCGGCCTGGGCCGGCTACGCGCTCGCCGCGCCACTGCTCTGCGTACGCGGCGACGGCCCCGACTGGACCCCGCCGGAGGGCGTGACCTTCGCCGACTGGCTGGCCGGGGCGCTGCCCCGCCCGCCCACCACCGACGACCTGGAATACCACGTCAGCACGCTGTTTCCGCCGGTCCGCCCGCGCGGCTACCTGGAACTGCGCTATCTGGACGCCCAGCCGGGCCGGGAGTGGACCGTGCCGGTGGCGGTGCTGGCCGCGCTCTTCGCCGACCCGTCGACCACCCGTGACGCCCTGGCCGCCGCCGCGCCGGTCGCCGACCGCTGGCCCACGGCGGCCCGGCACGGGCTGGCCGACCGTCCGCTGGCGACCACCGCGGCGACCCTGTTCGACCTGGCGCTGGCTGCCCTGCCCGGGCTGGGCCTGCCGGCCGGTCGCCACGACCAGACCCAGCGAGCGATCCGGCGGCGACGTGCCGCCGCGGAGAGGGGACACCGGTGA
- a CDS encoding sensor histidine kinase, which produces MTVDRLILGRPLRGVAFDVAVSGLVALFAVLGLFAEQGGRPALAVGLAMAAALLFRRTHPSAVAVAVAALALLQVIVGWGPLGYDIGVLIALYSVVKYADRARDGILAGIGAAIGVLLSALSWPGPAPWWAGALYYGLITGAVWLVGLNVRTRRLYVLSLEERAATADREREAESRAAVAEERTRIARELHDVVAHSLAVMIVQADGVRFTLDRDPATAREAAKVVADTGRQALEDMRRLVGVLREPSRPEPAAVADEPAGEPAHRRPALVELPALLDRFRAAGLRIDCAGAGTPVPLPPGLELTVYRVVQESLTNALKHAGVGASVELTLDWDADTVAVRAVDDGRGRPVVRPAPSGGHGLVGMRERVGVYDGSLAAGPTLAGGWRVEVRLPLPVAAGAEEGSAAA; this is translated from the coding sequence GTGACCGTGGACCGCCTGATCCTCGGCCGCCCGCTGCGCGGCGTCGCCTTCGACGTCGCCGTCTCCGGGCTGGTCGCCCTCTTCGCCGTGCTCGGCCTCTTCGCCGAGCAGGGTGGCCGGCCGGCGCTCGCGGTCGGGTTGGCGATGGCGGCGGCGCTGCTGTTCCGGCGTACCCACCCGTCCGCGGTCGCCGTCGCGGTGGCCGCGCTGGCGCTGCTCCAGGTGATCGTCGGCTGGGGTCCGCTGGGCTACGACATCGGCGTGCTGATCGCCCTCTACAGCGTGGTCAAGTACGCCGACCGCGCGCGGGACGGCATCCTGGCCGGGATCGGCGCCGCGATCGGCGTGCTGCTCTCCGCGCTCTCCTGGCCCGGGCCGGCGCCCTGGTGGGCGGGCGCGCTCTACTACGGCCTGATCACCGGCGCGGTGTGGCTGGTCGGGCTGAACGTGCGGACCCGCCGCCTCTACGTGCTCAGCCTGGAGGAACGCGCCGCGACGGCGGACCGGGAGCGGGAGGCGGAGTCCCGGGCGGCGGTCGCCGAGGAACGCACCCGCATCGCCCGCGAGCTGCACGACGTGGTCGCCCACAGCCTGGCCGTGATGATCGTGCAGGCGGACGGGGTGCGGTTCACGCTCGACCGGGACCCGGCGACCGCGCGGGAGGCGGCCAAGGTGGTGGCGGACACCGGCCGGCAGGCGCTGGAGGACATGCGGCGTCTGGTCGGCGTACTCCGGGAACCCAGCCGGCCGGAGCCGGCCGCGGTGGCGGACGAGCCCGCCGGCGAGCCGGCGCACCGGCGCCCGGCGCTCGTGGAGCTGCCCGCGTTGCTCGACCGGTTCCGGGCCGCCGGGCTGCGGATCGACTGCGCCGGCGCCGGCACGCCGGTGCCGCTGCCGCCCGGCCTGGAGCTGACCGTCTACCGGGTGGTGCAGGAGAGCCTGACCAACGCGCTCAAGCACGCCGGCGTGGGCGCGTCGGTGGAGCTGACGCTCGACTGGGACGCCGACACCGTCGCGGTCCGGGCCGTCGACGACGGGCGCGGCCGTCCGGTGGTCCGGCCGGCGCCGTCCGGCGGGCACGGCCTGGTCGGCATGCGGGAGCGGGTCGGGGTGTACGACGGCAGCCTCGCCGCCGGCCCCACGCTTGCCGGCGGTTGGCGGGTCGAGGTGCGGCTGCCGCTGCCCGTCGCGGCCGGCGCCGAGGAAGGGAGCGCGGCGGCGTGA
- the egtD gene encoding L-histidine N(alpha)-methyltransferase, whose amino-acid sequence MNAEPLEIHLEEQDLDRALREDVRVGLTAAPKWLPPKWFYDARGSELFEEITRLPEYYPTRAERAVLAAHADDVAAMTGAKTLIELGSGSSDKTRLLLDAFTRHGDLGTFVPLDVSVSALRSSTERIAVAYPGLRVRGIVGDFTRHLDRLPTGGRRLVAFLGGTIGNLLPGERAGFLAATRAALEPGDWLLIGTDLVKDPGVIVPAYDDAAGVTAEFNRNVLRVINRELGADFDLSAFRHVAVWDPAREWIEMRLRAERPTRARVLDLDVAFAAGEELRTEVSAKFRPAGIAAELAGAGFARQAFWTDPAGLFGVSLARAE is encoded by the coding sequence ATGAACGCGGAGCCGTTGGAGATCCACCTGGAGGAGCAGGACCTCGACCGTGCGTTGCGGGAGGACGTACGGGTCGGGCTGACCGCGGCGCCGAAGTGGCTGCCGCCGAAGTGGTTCTACGACGCCCGGGGCAGCGAGCTGTTCGAGGAGATCACCCGCCTGCCGGAATATTATCCGACCCGGGCCGAGCGGGCGGTGCTGGCGGCGCACGCCGACGACGTCGCGGCGATGACTGGTGCGAAGACGTTGATCGAGCTGGGGTCGGGCTCCTCGGACAAGACCCGGCTGCTGCTGGACGCGTTCACCCGCCACGGCGACCTGGGCACGTTCGTGCCGCTCGACGTCTCGGTCAGCGCGTTGCGCTCCTCCACCGAGCGGATCGCCGTCGCGTACCCGGGGCTGCGGGTGCGGGGGATCGTGGGTGACTTCACCCGGCACCTGGACCGGCTGCCCACCGGCGGCCGGCGCCTGGTGGCGTTCCTCGGCGGCACCATCGGCAACCTGCTGCCGGGGGAGCGGGCCGGGTTCCTGGCCGCGACGCGCGCGGCGCTGGAGCCCGGTGACTGGCTGCTGATCGGCACGGACCTGGTGAAGGACCCAGGCGTGATCGTGCCCGCCTACGACGACGCGGCCGGGGTGACCGCCGAGTTCAACCGCAACGTGCTGCGGGTGATCAACCGGGAGTTGGGCGCGGATTTCGACCTGTCGGCATTCCGCCACGTGGCGGTCTGGGACCCGGCACGGGAGTGGATCGAGATGCGGCTGCGCGCCGAGCGCCCGACCCGGGCCCGGGTGCTCGACCTCGACGTCGCGTTCGCCGCCGGTGAGGAGCTGCGCACCGAGGTGTCGGCCAAGTTCCGGCCGGCGGGGATCGCGGCGGAGCTGGCCGGGGCGGGCTTCGCGCGGCAGGCGTTCTGGACCGACCCGGCCGGGCTGTTCGGGGTGAGCCTGGCCCGAGCCGAGTGA
- the egtB gene encoding ergothioneine biosynthesis protein EgtB, whose protein sequence is MTTIERPGADAERLRARIAAELERTRARTASLTDAVDDDDLVRQHSTLMSPLVWDLAHVGNQEELWLVRDVGGREPVRRDIDDLYDAFKQPRKDRPSLPLLPPAEARAYVRTVRDKVYDLLDGIRFTDRRLVEDGFAFGMIVQHEQQHDETMLATHQLRAGAPVLPAPPPPEPRVRVGGEVLVPAGPFTMGTSTDPWALDNERPAHTVDLPAYRIDATPVTNGDYRAFIADGGYDEPRLWSEAGWRHRVEAGLSAPLHWRRDGDDWAYRRFGRWSAVRDDEPVVHVCWYEAQAYAAWAGKRLPTEAEWEKAARWDPATGRSRRYPWGDEDPGVAHANLGQRHLWPAPVGAYPRGASPLGVHQLVGDVWEWTASPFRGHPGFTAFPYREYSEVFFGDDHRVLRGGSFGTDRSACRGTFRNWDYPIRRQIFSGFRCARDADPGE, encoded by the coding sequence GTGACCACCATCGAGCGGCCGGGTGCCGACGCCGAGCGGCTGCGCGCCCGGATCGCGGCCGAGCTGGAGCGCACCCGCGCCCGTACCGCGTCGCTGACCGACGCGGTGGACGACGACGACCTGGTCCGGCAGCACTCGACCCTGATGTCACCACTGGTCTGGGATCTGGCGCACGTCGGCAACCAGGAGGAGCTGTGGCTGGTGCGCGACGTGGGCGGGCGGGAGCCGGTGCGTCGCGACATCGACGACCTCTACGACGCCTTCAAACAGCCCCGCAAGGACCGGCCGTCGCTGCCGCTGCTGCCCCCGGCGGAGGCCCGCGCCTACGTGCGCACGGTGCGGGACAAGGTCTACGACCTGCTGGACGGGATCCGCTTCACCGACCGCAGGCTGGTCGAGGACGGCTTCGCGTTCGGCATGATCGTGCAGCACGAGCAGCAGCACGACGAGACCATGCTCGCCACCCACCAGTTGCGCGCCGGGGCTCCGGTGCTCCCCGCCCCGCCCCCGCCCGAGCCCCGGGTGCGCGTCGGCGGCGAGGTGCTGGTGCCGGCCGGGCCGTTCACCATGGGCACCTCCACCGATCCGTGGGCGCTCGACAACGAGCGTCCGGCGCACACCGTCGACCTGCCGGCGTACCGCATCGACGCGACGCCCGTGACGAACGGCGACTACCGCGCGTTCATCGCCGACGGTGGCTACGACGAGCCGCGCCTGTGGAGCGAGGCCGGCTGGCGGCACCGGGTCGAGGCCGGCCTGAGCGCGCCGCTGCACTGGCGGCGCGACGGCGACGACTGGGCCTACCGCCGGTTCGGCCGCTGGTCCGCGGTGCGCGACGACGAGCCGGTGGTGCACGTCTGCTGGTACGAGGCGCAGGCGTACGCGGCCTGGGCCGGCAAGCGACTGCCCACCGAGGCGGAGTGGGAGAAGGCGGCCCGCTGGGACCCGGCGACCGGCCGTTCCCGCCGCTATCCGTGGGGCGACGAGGACCCCGGCGTCGCGCACGCGAACCTCGGGCAGCGGCACCTGTGGCCGGCGCCGGTGGGCGCGTACCCGCGGGGCGCCTCACCGCTCGGTGTGCACCAGCTCGTCGGCGACGTCTGGGAGTGGACCGCCAGCCCGTTCCGCGGCCATCCCGGCTTCACCGCGTTCCCCTACCGGGAATACTCGGAGGTCTTCTTCGGCGACGACCACCGGGTGCTGCGGGGCGGCTCGTTCGGCACCGACCGGTCGGCCTGCCGGGGCACGTTCCGCAACTGGGACTACCCGATCCGGCGGCAGATCTTCAGCGGCTTCCGCTGCGCCCGCGACGCCGATCCCGGGGAGTGA
- a CDS encoding TMEM165/GDT1 family protein has product MEGFLVALVVSFGVIFVAELGDKSQLMALTFATRFRPVPVLIGITVATAVVHLASVAIGVGLNAALPTGWISLIAGLAFLGFGAWTLRGDKLTEEEKRKAERSTRSAIVAVGVAFFLAELGDKTMLATITLATKYGWFGTWLGSTLGMVAADALAILVGRMLGRHLPERAIRYGAAVLFAICGLWLIFEAIRELS; this is encoded by the coding sequence ATGGAGGGTTTCCTCGTCGCGCTGGTGGTCAGCTTCGGCGTCATCTTCGTCGCCGAGCTGGGGGACAAGTCCCAGCTCATGGCCCTGACGTTCGCCACGCGCTTTCGCCCGGTGCCGGTGCTCATCGGCATCACCGTCGCCACCGCCGTCGTCCACCTGGCCTCGGTGGCCATCGGGGTCGGCCTCAACGCGGCCCTGCCCACGGGCTGGATCTCGCTCATCGCCGGCCTGGCGTTCCTCGGCTTCGGCGCCTGGACGCTCCGCGGCGACAAGCTGACCGAGGAGGAGAAGCGCAAGGCCGAACGCAGCACCAGGTCGGCGATCGTCGCGGTCGGTGTCGCGTTCTTCCTGGCCGAGTTGGGCGACAAGACCATGCTCGCGACAATCACGCTCGCCACCAAGTACGGCTGGTTCGGCACCTGGCTCGGCTCGACGCTCGGCATGGTCGCGGCGGACGCGCTGGCGATCCTGGTCGGCCGGATGCTCGGCCGGCACCTGCCGGAGCGGGCCATCCGCTACGGCGCGGCCGTGCTCTTCGCCATCTGCGGTCTCTGGCTGATCTTCGAGGCGATCCGGGAGTTGAGCTGA